The following DNA comes from Pseudoalteromonas aliena SW19.
TGGAGGTGCAAGCTTCCCCCACTCCTTTAGTGCCGCAGGTAAAAACTTTAACTTATAAGTCATCTATACTAACTGCAATCGCTTGAGATAAATCGCCTCTGCGGCTCTGAACAACTTTCGTTAGTTCATAATCATCCAGTTGTTCCATTAGTAGCTCATACATTTGTGCAGGCACTAAGTAAGCTGCGGGCTTATTATGATTTAATATGGCTATTGCAGCACCATCTGCTTCATTCAAAAGCGCGGTTGGATTTTTTTTAAGCTCTGAAATACTTGCCGAACAATCAGCTAAAACCTGTCTCATAAAACACCTAAAAAGAACTAAATTAAGCTCTAATTTTAGACCTTTTTTTATTTTTAGCTATACTTTTTTATAATTTCGTCAGTTTTTGTTACTCTTTCACTGTATCTACAACGGTTTCAACATTTACAACTTGATTCAAGTTACCTTTAATAACCACTGTTGCTGATATTTTATCTTGAATGGCTTGTCTGTTTGGATCCCAGTATATCTGCAGGAACCCCAATAACCCCGTAGCAAAACCTGCGCCGTAGCCGCCGTAACGGCCAAAGCAATCGAGCAACCCTAATGCCTCACCATTTAAAGCAACAACACGGATATTGCATGCTTTTTTACCCGGTGTTTGGCCGCGCCAAAGTAAGGAGAACAACGTAAAGTAAACAGCAGCCCAGCCAAAGCCTAGTCCTAAATCTTCAATAATGCCTTTGCCCCACTGCAAAATACTATTTGTGGTTGTTTGTGCTGGTTTTTCTTCTATTGACTGTGCAGCCTTTATTTCGTTATTTTCACTGAGCACTAAGAGTTGTAAAAATACAGTAGCAAGTTGTGGGTTTTGTAGGTCATCCATTTCTGCTAACTTGGGAACTTGCCCAATTAAATTATCAAGTGCGTTTTGTTGGCAAGGTTGATCACAGCTTTCATCGGCTGTTTGCGTTAAATAAGCATTTACGCGTTGTTTTTCTGCGGGAGTAAGCTCAATTTCATCTTGTATTTTTACGCCCTGAACAGCCAAACTTTGATCTGCGTTATCGTCTTCTAGGTAATCTATGCCAATTGAAAGTACAGTAAGTGCGCTTACAAATAAAAAACCTGCTGCAAAAACTTTTAGGGCTCTGCGCCAAAACGATGACATTTTTGGAAGGTATTGCTGCGCAGTGCCTTTATAAAAAGCCATTGCAGCGACAAGTGCGATTAAAGCCGCGCTGAGTTTAGCGGCTAAAAATATCAGCGCTACATCAATTATTATCGCGAATGCGCGTCGTGTGGGTGTTGCTAAAGGCAAACCTAGTAAGGTCTGATCAATTTTAAAGGCGTATGGCGTAATAACCTCTCTAGTTTCAGAGCTCGATAATTGTAATTGCTCTATTTCTTTGGCTTTCATTTATATGCTTATTATTAAAATAGGTACTCGTACTAACTTACCCGTTTTTGATTTTTTGCTCAAGATTAAAAATTATAAAAAAATCACATGCTTATAATACTTTACAAACTTTAACAAACCAACAAATTACATTATTTACAATTATGTAAACTTTATCTATATTTACCGCCCCACATAGCATTTTTAGCTGTGTATTTAAATATATGGAGTATATTTTGAAGTTTATATTAAATTTATTTTTCTTGTTTTCGGTGGTTGTGTTGAGCGGTTGTGCTCACCAAATAAGTTTAAATCCCGATACAGAAAAACTACAAGTGACAGAAAAAAAATCAGCATCGATTGTAGGCTATTATATTTCTGAAGATGACATTAAAAAACAAGTAAAAACACCAGGCGGTGGTGGCGATAATGTTAGCTATAAGCCTTATAAAGACACAGAAGCGGCTTTGTATACCGTACTTTCAAATAAATTTGAAAACGTTTATAAAATCGAATCTTTAACCGATAGTGCTTTTTTAAAAGACAAGAATATAAAGTACGTATTTATTCCAACAATAACAACAAACTCTAGCTCAGATAGCTTATTTACATGGCCACCAACAGAGTTTACATTTACGCTAAATTGTAAAGCTTTAAATAATGATGGTGATATAGCGTGGAATAAGGAAGTTAAAGGTTTTGGTAAAGCTGAATTTGATGAATTTAAAAGCGATTTTTCTTTATCAGCAAAACGCGCAACAGAAGAAGCATTTAGCAAGTTAGTTGTAGAACTTGATAATTCAAATTTATAAAGGAATAAAAATGAAATTCAAAAGCTCATTTGGATTGATTGCTGCTTTGTTTCTAAGCGCATGTACTATACAAGTCCCACCTTACAATGCTGACATTAGCAATGTATCAAAATTAAAAGAAGTATCAAAGAATCCTATTTCTGTTGGTAAAATTGAATCAGAAAAAAAATTAAACAAAATATCGTTACGTGGTTCTCCTTTAATTTCCTCTGTGGGTACTAGCTACGGTGAGTATATTGAAAACGCTTTATTACAAGAATTAAAGCTTGCTAAGCTGTGGTCTGGTGTTGCAAAAAAACAAGTAACTGGAAAGCTAGTTGATCACGATATAGATGTGACTGGTTTTTCAAATGGTAGTGCATTTATAAAAGTTAACTTTGTTGTTTCAGAAGGAGATAGCATTTTATTCGAAAAAGTAGTGTCTGCTGAGCATACCTTTGATTCATCTATTATGGGTGCAATTGCAATTCCAAATGGTCAAAGAAGTTATGTGGCGTTAATTCAGAAACTACTTAAAAACTTATATTCTGATGAAAAATTTATTGAATCAATACAATAAAATACATAACATCTAACTAAAATAACTAATTTAAGTTCACAAGGAGCGGTATTATCTACCTCTCCTTTTTTATAATACACGCTAATTAGTATACCTACCATTGCTAAAAAAAATCACTCCAACCATGCTAACGTTATGTAAAAGAAGTAATCTGAATTCTGAATAATAAATCTATTTCAAACAGCTATTCTCAGCGCTAACTGCATTAAATTTACTCTAGAGAAAAACCCATATCCTTTAATAATGACTAAGTGGATGC
Coding sequences within:
- a CDS encoding RDD family protein — encoded protein: MKAKEIEQLQLSSSETREVITPYAFKIDQTLLGLPLATPTRRAFAIIIDVALIFLAAKLSAALIALVAAMAFYKGTAQQYLPKMSSFWRRALKVFAAGFLFVSALTVLSIGIDYLEDDNADQSLAVQGVKIQDEIELTPAEKQRVNAYLTQTADESCDQPCQQNALDNLIGQVPKLAEMDDLQNPQLATVFLQLLVLSENNEIKAAQSIEEKPAQTTTNSILQWGKGIIEDLGLGFGWAAVYFTLFSLLWRGQTPGKKACNIRVVALNGEALGLLDCFGRYGGYGAGFATGLLGFLQIYWDPNRQAIQDKISATVVIKGNLNQVVNVETVVDTVKE
- a CDS encoding type II toxin-antitoxin system Phd/YefM family antitoxin → MRQVLADCSASISELKKNPTALLNEADGAAIAILNHNKPAAYLVPAQMYELLMEQLDDYELTKVVQSRRGDLSQAIAVSIDDL